From a single Desulfatiglans sp. genomic region:
- a CDS encoding ABC transporter ATP-binding protein, producing MEIRHNEIVGLIGANGAGKSSLMKSILGIRPVKSGSIIFNDRDITRTSTPEIVASGIAYVPEGGGVFPFMTIKENLQLGAVHYKGNVNERIEMIYKRFPLLKERETQQAGTLSGGQRQLVAIGRALMSSPKLLMLDEPSLGLAPKVVEELFRLIMDLKNDGYTILLSEQNARKTLQHADRAYVFRTGSVILHGTGKELMDNPVVQEAYLGG from the coding sequence ATGGAGATACGCCACAATGAGATTGTCGGACTTATTGGGGCAAACGGCGCAGGGAAATCGAGCCTCATGAAATCCATTCTTGGTATCAGGCCGGTTAAAAGCGGCAGCATAATATTTAATGATAGGGATATCACCCGTACCTCAACCCCTGAAATAGTCGCATCAGGCATTGCATATGTGCCAGAGGGCGGTGGTGTATTTCCCTTTATGACTATTAAGGAAAATCTTCAACTGGGGGCAGTCCATTATAAAGGTAATGTGAATGAACGAATAGAAATGATATATAAAAGGTTCCCGCTGTTAAAGGAGCGGGAGACCCAGCAGGCAGGCACACTCTCCGGCGGGCAGAGACAGCTTGTTGCCATAGGAAGGGCATTGATGTCATCGCCTAAGCTCCTTATGCTTGATGAGCCGTCACTCGGCCTTGCCCCAAAGGTTGTTGAAGAGTTGTTCAGGCTGATAATGGATTTAAAGAATGATGGCTATACAATACTTTTAAGCGAACAGAACGCCAGAAAGACATTGCAGCATGCAGACCGTGCATATGTGTTCCGGACAGGGAGTGTAATTCTGCATGGTACAGGTAAAGAACTCATGGATAACCCGGTTGTGCAGGAGGCGTATCTGGGTGGATAA